A region from the Pelobates fuscus isolate aPelFus1 chromosome 3, aPelFus1.pri, whole genome shotgun sequence genome encodes:
- the AHCYL2 gene encoding adenosylhomocysteinase 3 isoform X8, translating into MLNNKKKYNVNDNSEHNSQIQFADQKREFNKRPTKIGRRSLSRSISQSSTDSYSSAASYTDSSDDETSPRDKQQKNSKGSGDFCVKNIKQAEFGRREIEIAEQEMPALMALRKRAQGEKPLSGAKIVGCTHITAQTAVLIETLGALGAQCRWAACNIYSTLNEVAAALAESGFPVFSWKGESEDDFWWCIDRCVNVEGWQPNMILDDGGDLTHWIYKKYPNMFKKIKGIVEESVTGVHRLYQLSKAGKLCVPAMNVNDSVTKQKFDNLYCCRESILDGLKRTTDMMFGGKQVVVCGYGEVGKGCCAALKAMGSIVYVTEIDPICALQACMDGFRLVKLNEVIRQVDIVITCTGNKNVVTREHLDRMKNGCIVCNMGHSNTEIDVASLRTPELTWERVRSQVDHVIWPDGKRIVLLAEGRLLNLSCSTVPTFVLSITATTQALALIELYNAPEGRYKQDVYLLPKKMDEYVASLHLPTFDAHLTELSDEQAKYLGLNKNGPFKPNYYRY; encoded by the exons ATGTTGAATAACAAAAAGAAATACAATGTGAATGATAATTCGGAGCATAACAGCCAG ATCCAGTTTGCCGACCAGAAAAGGGAGTTTAACAAGCGCCCTACTAAGATTGGACGTCGTTCTCTGTCCCGATCCATTTCCCAGTCATCAACGGATAGCTACAGTTCTG CTGCTTCCTATACAGACAGCTCCGACGATGAGACTTCACCCCGAGACAAGCAACAGAAGAACTCCAAGGGCAGCGGTGACTTTTGTGTCAAGAACATAAAGCAAGCGGAGTTTGGGCGACGAGAGATTGAAATCGCTGAGCAAG AGATGCCTGCATTGATGGCTCTACGCAAGAGAGCACAGGGAGAAAAACCTCTGTCTGGTGCTAAAATTGTGGGTTGTACTCACATAACTGCACAAACCGCG GTTCTAATTGAAACTTTGGGGGCCCTGGGAGCACAGTGTAGATGGGCTGCGTGCAACATTTACTCTACTCTAAATGAAGTAGCTGCTGCATTGGCAGAAAGCG GATTCCCAGTATTCTCTTGGAAGGGCGAGTCAGAAGATGATTTCTGGTGGTGCATTGACCGCTGTGTGAATGTGGAAGGCTGGCAGCCTAATATG ATCTTAGATGATGGTGGGGATCTCACACACTGGATTTACAAGAAGTATCCCAACATGTTTAAGAAAATAAAGGGCATTGTGGAAGAAAGTGTAACTGGTGTGCATCG TTTGTACCAGTTATCAAAAGCCGGAAAGTTATGTGTCCCTGCAATGAATGTCAATGACTCTGTCACCAAGCAAAAATTTGACAACTTGTACTGCTGCCGGGAATCTATTCTTGATGG acTGAAACGGACAACAGACATGATGTTTGGTGGGAAGCAGGTTGTGGTGTGTGGTTACGGAGAG GTTGGCAAGGGATGTTGTGCAGCTCTAAAAGCTATGGGCTCCATTGTGTATGTGACAGAGATTGACCCCATCTGTGCCCTGCAGGCTTG CATGGATGGCTTTAGACTTGTTAAACTGAATGAAGTTATTCGGCAAGTGGATATTGTCATTACCTGCACAG GTAACAAGAATGTGGTCACTAGAGAACATCTCGACCGAATGAAGAATGGCTGCATTGTGTGCAACATGGGGCATTCCAATACAGAAATAGATGTG GCTAGCTTGCGCACCCCTGAGCTGACTTGGGAACGTGTGAGATCTCAAGTGGATCATGTGATCTGGCCAGATGGCAAAAGGATAGTTCTGCTGGCAGAG GGACGACTGCTCAACTTAAGCTGCTCCACCGTGCCAACATTTGTCTTATCCATCACCGCAACTACACAG GCACTGGCTCTAATAGAACTCTACAATGCTCCTGAAGGTAGATACAAACAAGATGTCTACCTGCTGCCTAAGAAAATGG ATGAGTATGTTGCCAGCCTCCATCTGCCCACCTTTGATGCCCACCTAACTGAGCTCTCAGATGAGCAGGCCAAATACCTGGGACTCAACAAGAATGGGCCTTTCAAACCAAATTACTACAG GTATTGA
- the AHCYL2 gene encoding adenosylhomocysteinase 3 isoform X6 gives MLNNKKKYNVNDNSEHNSQQIQFADQKREFNKRPTKIGRRSLSRSISQSSTDSYSSAASYTDSSDDETSPRDKQQKNSKGSGDFCVKNIKQAEFGRREIEIAEQEMPALMALRKRAQGEKPLSGAKIVGCTHITAQTAVLIETLGALGAQCRWAACNIYSTLNEVAAALAESGFPVFSWKGESEDDFWWCIDRCVNVEGWQPNMILDDGGDLTHWIYKKYPNMFKKIKGIVEESVTGVHRLYQLSKAGKLCVPAMNVNDSVTKQKFDNLYCCRESILDGLKRTTDMMFGGKQVVVCGYGEVGKGCCAALKAMGSIVYVTEIDPICALQACMDGFRLVKLNEVIRQVDIVITCTGNKNVVTREHLDRMKNGCIVCNMGHSNTEIDVASLRTPELTWERVRSQVDHVIWPDGKRIVLLAEGRLLNLSCSTVPTFVLSITATTQALALIELYNAPEGRYKQDVYLLPKKMDEYVASLHLPTFDAHLTELSDEQAKYLGLNKNGPFKPNYYRY, from the exons ATGTTGAATAACAAAAAGAAATACAATGTGAATGATAATTCGGAGCATAACAGCCAG CAGATCCAGTTTGCCGACCAGAAAAGGGAGTTTAACAAGCGCCCTACTAAGATTGGACGTCGTTCTCTGTCCCGATCCATTTCCCAGTCATCAACGGATAGCTACAGTTCTG CTGCTTCCTATACAGACAGCTCCGACGATGAGACTTCACCCCGAGACAAGCAACAGAAGAACTCCAAGGGCAGCGGTGACTTTTGTGTCAAGAACATAAAGCAAGCGGAGTTTGGGCGACGAGAGATTGAAATCGCTGAGCAAG AGATGCCTGCATTGATGGCTCTACGCAAGAGAGCACAGGGAGAAAAACCTCTGTCTGGTGCTAAAATTGTGGGTTGTACTCACATAACTGCACAAACCGCG GTTCTAATTGAAACTTTGGGGGCCCTGGGAGCACAGTGTAGATGGGCTGCGTGCAACATTTACTCTACTCTAAATGAAGTAGCTGCTGCATTGGCAGAAAGCG GATTCCCAGTATTCTCTTGGAAGGGCGAGTCAGAAGATGATTTCTGGTGGTGCATTGACCGCTGTGTGAATGTGGAAGGCTGGCAGCCTAATATG ATCTTAGATGATGGTGGGGATCTCACACACTGGATTTACAAGAAGTATCCCAACATGTTTAAGAAAATAAAGGGCATTGTGGAAGAAAGTGTAACTGGTGTGCATCG TTTGTACCAGTTATCAAAAGCCGGAAAGTTATGTGTCCCTGCAATGAATGTCAATGACTCTGTCACCAAGCAAAAATTTGACAACTTGTACTGCTGCCGGGAATCTATTCTTGATGG acTGAAACGGACAACAGACATGATGTTTGGTGGGAAGCAGGTTGTGGTGTGTGGTTACGGAGAG GTTGGCAAGGGATGTTGTGCAGCTCTAAAAGCTATGGGCTCCATTGTGTATGTGACAGAGATTGACCCCATCTGTGCCCTGCAGGCTTG CATGGATGGCTTTAGACTTGTTAAACTGAATGAAGTTATTCGGCAAGTGGATATTGTCATTACCTGCACAG GTAACAAGAATGTGGTCACTAGAGAACATCTCGACCGAATGAAGAATGGCTGCATTGTGTGCAACATGGGGCATTCCAATACAGAAATAGATGTG GCTAGCTTGCGCACCCCTGAGCTGACTTGGGAACGTGTGAGATCTCAAGTGGATCATGTGATCTGGCCAGATGGCAAAAGGATAGTTCTGCTGGCAGAG GGACGACTGCTCAACTTAAGCTGCTCCACCGTGCCAACATTTGTCTTATCCATCACCGCAACTACACAG GCACTGGCTCTAATAGAACTCTACAATGCTCCTGAAGGTAGATACAAACAAGATGTCTACCTGCTGCCTAAGAAAATGG ATGAGTATGTTGCCAGCCTCCATCTGCCCACCTTTGATGCCCACCTAACTGAGCTCTCAGATGAGCAGGCCAAATACCTGGGACTCAACAAGAATGGGCCTTTCAAACCAAATTACTACAG GTATTGA
- the AHCYL2 gene encoding adenosylhomocysteinase 3 isoform X7, producing MERTESTPDTTTAFNMPDWMIQFADQKREFNKRPTKIGRRSLSRSISQSSTDSYSSAASYTDSSDDETSPRDKQQKNSKGSGDFCVKNIKQAEFGRREIEIAEQEMPALMALRKRAQGEKPLSGAKIVGCTHITAQTAVLIETLGALGAQCRWAACNIYSTLNEVAAALAESGFPVFSWKGESEDDFWWCIDRCVNVEGWQPNMILDDGGDLTHWIYKKYPNMFKKIKGIVEESVTGVHRLYQLSKAGKLCVPAMNVNDSVTKQKFDNLYCCRESILDGLKRTTDMMFGGKQVVVCGYGEVGKGCCAALKAMGSIVYVTEIDPICALQACMDGFRLVKLNEVIRQVDIVITCTGNKNVVTREHLDRMKNGCIVCNMGHSNTEIDVASLRTPELTWERVRSQVDHVIWPDGKRIVLLAEGRLLNLSCSTVPTFVLSITATTQALALIELYNAPEGRYKQDVYLLPKKMDEYVASLHLPTFDAHLTELSDEQAKYLGLNKNGPFKPNYYRY from the exons ATGGAGAGAACGGAGAGCACCCCAGACACCACCACTGCCTTTAACATGCCAGACTGGATG ATCCAGTTTGCCGACCAGAAAAGGGAGTTTAACAAGCGCCCTACTAAGATTGGACGTCGTTCTCTGTCCCGATCCATTTCCCAGTCATCAACGGATAGCTACAGTTCTG CTGCTTCCTATACAGACAGCTCCGACGATGAGACTTCACCCCGAGACAAGCAACAGAAGAACTCCAAGGGCAGCGGTGACTTTTGTGTCAAGAACATAAAGCAAGCGGAGTTTGGGCGACGAGAGATTGAAATCGCTGAGCAAG AGATGCCTGCATTGATGGCTCTACGCAAGAGAGCACAGGGAGAAAAACCTCTGTCTGGTGCTAAAATTGTGGGTTGTACTCACATAACTGCACAAACCGCG GTTCTAATTGAAACTTTGGGGGCCCTGGGAGCACAGTGTAGATGGGCTGCGTGCAACATTTACTCTACTCTAAATGAAGTAGCTGCTGCATTGGCAGAAAGCG GATTCCCAGTATTCTCTTGGAAGGGCGAGTCAGAAGATGATTTCTGGTGGTGCATTGACCGCTGTGTGAATGTGGAAGGCTGGCAGCCTAATATG ATCTTAGATGATGGTGGGGATCTCACACACTGGATTTACAAGAAGTATCCCAACATGTTTAAGAAAATAAAGGGCATTGTGGAAGAAAGTGTAACTGGTGTGCATCG TTTGTACCAGTTATCAAAAGCCGGAAAGTTATGTGTCCCTGCAATGAATGTCAATGACTCTGTCACCAAGCAAAAATTTGACAACTTGTACTGCTGCCGGGAATCTATTCTTGATGG acTGAAACGGACAACAGACATGATGTTTGGTGGGAAGCAGGTTGTGGTGTGTGGTTACGGAGAG GTTGGCAAGGGATGTTGTGCAGCTCTAAAAGCTATGGGCTCCATTGTGTATGTGACAGAGATTGACCCCATCTGTGCCCTGCAGGCTTG CATGGATGGCTTTAGACTTGTTAAACTGAATGAAGTTATTCGGCAAGTGGATATTGTCATTACCTGCACAG GTAACAAGAATGTGGTCACTAGAGAACATCTCGACCGAATGAAGAATGGCTGCATTGTGTGCAACATGGGGCATTCCAATACAGAAATAGATGTG GCTAGCTTGCGCACCCCTGAGCTGACTTGGGAACGTGTGAGATCTCAAGTGGATCATGTGATCTGGCCAGATGGCAAAAGGATAGTTCTGCTGGCAGAG GGACGACTGCTCAACTTAAGCTGCTCCACCGTGCCAACATTTGTCTTATCCATCACCGCAACTACACAG GCACTGGCTCTAATAGAACTCTACAATGCTCCTGAAGGTAGATACAAACAAGATGTCTACCTGCTGCCTAAGAAAATGG ATGAGTATGTTGCCAGCCTCCATCTGCCCACCTTTGATGCCCACCTAACTGAGCTCTCAGATGAGCAGGCCAAATACCTGGGACTCAACAAGAATGGGCCTTTCAAACCAAATTACTACAG GTATTGA
- the AHCYL2 gene encoding adenosylhomocysteinase 3 isoform X5: MERTESTPDTTTAFNMPDWMQIQFADQKREFNKRPTKIGRRSLSRSISQSSTDSYSSAASYTDSSDDETSPRDKQQKNSKGSGDFCVKNIKQAEFGRREIEIAEQEMPALMALRKRAQGEKPLSGAKIVGCTHITAQTAVLIETLGALGAQCRWAACNIYSTLNEVAAALAESGFPVFSWKGESEDDFWWCIDRCVNVEGWQPNMILDDGGDLTHWIYKKYPNMFKKIKGIVEESVTGVHRLYQLSKAGKLCVPAMNVNDSVTKQKFDNLYCCRESILDGLKRTTDMMFGGKQVVVCGYGEVGKGCCAALKAMGSIVYVTEIDPICALQACMDGFRLVKLNEVIRQVDIVITCTGNKNVVTREHLDRMKNGCIVCNMGHSNTEIDVASLRTPELTWERVRSQVDHVIWPDGKRIVLLAEGRLLNLSCSTVPTFVLSITATTQALALIELYNAPEGRYKQDVYLLPKKMDEYVASLHLPTFDAHLTELSDEQAKYLGLNKNGPFKPNYYRY; encoded by the exons ATGGAGAGAACGGAGAGCACCCCAGACACCACCACTGCCTTTAACATGCCAGACTGGATG CAGATCCAGTTTGCCGACCAGAAAAGGGAGTTTAACAAGCGCCCTACTAAGATTGGACGTCGTTCTCTGTCCCGATCCATTTCCCAGTCATCAACGGATAGCTACAGTTCTG CTGCTTCCTATACAGACAGCTCCGACGATGAGACTTCACCCCGAGACAAGCAACAGAAGAACTCCAAGGGCAGCGGTGACTTTTGTGTCAAGAACATAAAGCAAGCGGAGTTTGGGCGACGAGAGATTGAAATCGCTGAGCAAG AGATGCCTGCATTGATGGCTCTACGCAAGAGAGCACAGGGAGAAAAACCTCTGTCTGGTGCTAAAATTGTGGGTTGTACTCACATAACTGCACAAACCGCG GTTCTAATTGAAACTTTGGGGGCCCTGGGAGCACAGTGTAGATGGGCTGCGTGCAACATTTACTCTACTCTAAATGAAGTAGCTGCTGCATTGGCAGAAAGCG GATTCCCAGTATTCTCTTGGAAGGGCGAGTCAGAAGATGATTTCTGGTGGTGCATTGACCGCTGTGTGAATGTGGAAGGCTGGCAGCCTAATATG ATCTTAGATGATGGTGGGGATCTCACACACTGGATTTACAAGAAGTATCCCAACATGTTTAAGAAAATAAAGGGCATTGTGGAAGAAAGTGTAACTGGTGTGCATCG TTTGTACCAGTTATCAAAAGCCGGAAAGTTATGTGTCCCTGCAATGAATGTCAATGACTCTGTCACCAAGCAAAAATTTGACAACTTGTACTGCTGCCGGGAATCTATTCTTGATGG acTGAAACGGACAACAGACATGATGTTTGGTGGGAAGCAGGTTGTGGTGTGTGGTTACGGAGAG GTTGGCAAGGGATGTTGTGCAGCTCTAAAAGCTATGGGCTCCATTGTGTATGTGACAGAGATTGACCCCATCTGTGCCCTGCAGGCTTG CATGGATGGCTTTAGACTTGTTAAACTGAATGAAGTTATTCGGCAAGTGGATATTGTCATTACCTGCACAG GTAACAAGAATGTGGTCACTAGAGAACATCTCGACCGAATGAAGAATGGCTGCATTGTGTGCAACATGGGGCATTCCAATACAGAAATAGATGTG GCTAGCTTGCGCACCCCTGAGCTGACTTGGGAACGTGTGAGATCTCAAGTGGATCATGTGATCTGGCCAGATGGCAAAAGGATAGTTCTGCTGGCAGAG GGACGACTGCTCAACTTAAGCTGCTCCACCGTGCCAACATTTGTCTTATCCATCACCGCAACTACACAG GCACTGGCTCTAATAGAACTCTACAATGCTCCTGAAGGTAGATACAAACAAGATGTCTACCTGCTGCCTAAGAAAATGG ATGAGTATGTTGCCAGCCTCCATCTGCCCACCTTTGATGCCCACCTAACTGAGCTCTCAGATGAGCAGGCCAAATACCTGGGACTCAACAAGAATGGGCCTTTCAAACCAAATTACTACAG GTATTGA